TCCTCGCAGACCGCGAACAGCGGATCGAGCAGCCCGTGATCGGCCACGTGGTAGCCGTGCAGGCTCGGGTGCAGCTTGAGCCCCACCAGCCCGCCGTCGGCGAAGCGGCGGATCTCGTCGGTCGCGTTCTCCCACTGCGGCATGACCTGGCCGAAGCCGAAGAGCCGGTCGGGGTGCTTCGCGACGAGCTCCATCAGGAAGTCGTTCTCGATGCCCTGCGCGAGCGAGCAGACCATCGCGCGGTCGACTCCCGCGGCGTCCATCCGGTCGAGGATGCGGCGCGGGTCGAACGGCGTGTAGGCGGGAGGCTGCTCGCCGGGGCGCACTCCGCTGAGGTAGTCGCTGCGGCCGCGACGGTCCTGGGTGGTGTTGTAGGCGTCGATGATCATGCGGCGTCTCCTTCTCTCTGGTTCGGGGGGATGTCTGGGGGTCAGCCGACCGCGGCCATCGCGCCCATGGCGACGAGTCCGGCCAGCGAGGCGAGCCTGCGCGCGGTGTCGACTCCGTCGGGTCGGCCGCGCAGGGCGGCTCCGACCGCGCAGACCGCGTACGCGCCGACGGCGAGGGTGAGCGGCAGCGCGAGCCCGGCGCCGTGGGCGTGCGGAGTGGAGACGGCCGCCGGGGCGGCATCGGCGACGAGCACCAGCACCGAGGCGAGCAGCATCCCGACGCCGTGCAGGGCGTCGGCTCCGTGGCGGCGCCTACCGGGGCGCACCCGGTCGAGCAGCGCCGCCGTGAGCGCGCAGCCCGCGAGCAGCAGTGACCAGATCGGCGCCGGTACCAGCCCGGCGAGGTGCACGTCGAGCATGGCCGCGAGCATCGCCGCCTCGGCGACCAGCCAGCCGCGACCGACCCGGCGCCGGCCCGCGAGGCCGAGCGCGAGGGAGGTGGACGCCCCCGCCACCATCACGACCAGCAGGGCAGTCACGCGGCCTCCCGGGCGGTGGTGGACCGACCGGCCCCATCAGCTATTGGATCCAATCGTAGCCGGAGCGGATCCATTCTGTCGAGCGGGCGTCGCCGGGCAGGAGCGACCCGGCACGTGCGACCGAGGTCGGGAGGCGGCGGCGCGCGCAGTGCTGCGCGACCCGCGCCGACTTCCGCGACAAAATAGCAGAATCCGATCGGCGGGCCTCCCCGCAAGCCCCTCTACTGGGCGCGAGACGGGATGAGCAGACCGCCCCTCGAGTCACCGTTCAGGACGACACTGGGCGGAATGCATCCGACCGACCGATCTCCCACGATGGCGCAGCTCGACCGCGCCCTCTCGAGCGCGGACTGGGACGGCGTCCTCTCGATCATCGATCGGGGCTGGGCCGAGCTGATGCAGGGCTCGCCCCGAGAGCTGCTGGCGGTCATCGACCGGCTGCCGGGTCCGGTGCTGACGAGCCGGCCCCGTCTGCGGTTCGTGCGCGACTACCTCTCCCGACTGCTCGAGGGCGAGGACCACCCGTCCACGTACCGCCTCATCACCGCGACCACTGAACCCGGTGACGACCTCGACCGGCTCGCCCTGCTGACCGCCCGGATCGTCGCCGCGCGGGCGGCCGGAGCAGGAGCGGAGGTCGAGCGCCTCATCGCCGCCGCGCACGAGCTGCGCCGGCGGCAGTCGATCGAGGCCACTCCCGAGCTGGCGGGCGCCCTGCCCGAGATGCACTACCAGTGGGGCCTCGCTCTCGAGCGCTCCGGCGATCTCGACGGGGCGGTGCTCGACTACGTCGAGAGCGACGACTGGGCGGTGACCGTCGGGCACCGGATGATGCAGCGCGCATCCTCCGGGGCCATCGCGTACCTCCACGCCCTCCACGGGCGCATCGCGACCGCGCAGACCTGGCTCGACAAGCGCCCGCCGCCGAGTCCGGAGGACTGGTGGGAGCCGGCCTCCTCGACCCAGGCGCGCCTCGCGGAGTCGCTCATCCAGTCCGCGCACCTCGTGTTCTCCTCCGGCCACGATCTGCTCGCGGGGATCGGGACGAACGAGGTCTTCAAGCACTGGGCCTCCTACTTCCTCACCCGCGCGATCGCGACCCGGGAGCCCCATGCCGCCCGCCGGCTGCGCAACGAGCTCGACGCGTTCCTCGCGACCCTGCCGACCGGGCAGAGACACGATCCGGTCAACGCCGCGCAGATCGCGATCGTGCGGATGCTGCTCTCGACCCGCGCGCGCGAGCTCGGACGCCACGAGTCCCTCGATCGACCCACCGCGACCGCTCCCCTCTTCCGCCAGTTCCCCGCCGCGGTGCGCGCGATGCGGCTCGCCCGCGAGAGCAAGAACCGTGCCGCGCTCCAGATCGCCGCGCCCCTGCTGGACGTCGACGGCTCCCGCCCGCGCGTGCTCGTGCCCGCTCTGCTCGCGACCGCCGTCGCGACCCCCCGCACCTCCCGCCGCGGCGACCTGCTGACCGAGGCCGTCCTCATCGCGCACGCGCACCAGCTCTTCAACCCCTTCGCCTTCCTCCCCCCGGATCTCCGCGCCGAGGCGGCGCGCCTGCTCACCGCCCTGGGCGACGTCGATGTCGCAGAACGGCTGCGCGCTCCGGACGGCGAGGGGCCCTTCCTCCCCGCGATGCTGACCGCCCGCGAGCGCCTGGTCGCGGAGCACGCCGCCGACGGACTGAGCAGCGCCGAGATCGCCGCCGCCCTCTCCGTCAGCGTCAACACCGTCAAGACCCAGCTCCGCACCGTCTACCGCAAGCTCGGCGTCACCTCCCGCGCCGAGCTTCGCCACCTCCAGCACTCTCCGGACCTCGACTGAGCGGAGCCCCCGCCCCGGCACCCGTCGCCGGCCGCTCTCCCCAGAGCCTGCCCGCGACGGGTGCCGTCCTCCCCCTTCTTCCCCCTGTGTGTTCCCCTTCACTTCCGCCGGATGAGTCGATGGGTCCTACAGGCGCGGCGCTGTCGCGCCGAGGGCCTCGCAGAACGAGTCGGTGGGGTCGTCGTCGCGGTTCGGGAACACGCCGATGCGGTCGTCGGACAGGACGCAGGCGGTCGGGTACGGGACGTCGACCGGGCCGGTGCCGGCGCCCGGCTCGTCGGGCACCGCGCTCCAGCTCGCCCCGCACCACTCCAGCGCCGTCGCGACGCGATCCTCGAGCGCCCGCAGCGCCGTCGTGTCGCGGTCGCTGTCGACGGGTTGGGTCGTGGTGTGCTCGGCGGCGATGTCGGCGACGGTGTAGCAGTCGAATCCGGTGTTCGCGCGGTCGGCGCTCGCGTGCACGACCGCGATCGCGGCGGCGCTGGTCCCGATCGCGACGACCACGAC
The genomic region above belongs to Rathayibacter sp. VKM Ac-2759 and contains:
- a CDS encoding LuxR C-terminal-related transcriptional regulator; translation: MHPTDRSPTMAQLDRALSSADWDGVLSIIDRGWAELMQGSPRELLAVIDRLPGPVLTSRPRLRFVRDYLSRLLEGEDHPSTYRLITATTEPGDDLDRLALLTARIVAARAAGAGAEVERLIAAAHELRRRQSIEATPELAGALPEMHYQWGLALERSGDLDGAVLDYVESDDWAVTVGHRMMQRASSGAIAYLHALHGRIATAQTWLDKRPPPSPEDWWEPASSTQARLAESLIQSAHLVFSSGHDLLAGIGTNEVFKHWASYFLTRAIATREPHAARRLRNELDAFLATLPTGQRHDPVNAAQIAIVRMLLSTRARELGRHESLDRPTATAPLFRQFPAAVRAMRLARESKNRAALQIAAPLLDVDGSRPRVLVPALLATAVATPRTSRRGDLLTEAVLIAHAHQLFNPFAFLPPDLRAEAARLLTALGDVDVAERLRAPDGEGPFLPAMLTARERLVAEHAADGLSSAEIAAALSVSVNTVKTQLRTVYRKLGVTSRAELRHLQHSPDLD
- a CDS encoding amidohydrolase family protein, whose translation is MIIDAYNTTQDRRGRSDYLSGVRPGEQPPAYTPFDPRRILDRMDAAGVDRAMVCSLAQGIENDFLMELVAKHPDRLFGFGQVMPQWENATDEIRRFADGGLVGLKLHPSLHGYHVADHGLLDPLFAVCEELGLPVLINALDDAFCAPFAIEEIAKGFPGVPTIIAHMGAVWNVPEAIIVAERNPHIYLETSATLMSDVKRAYARLGAEKILLGSEWPGSDFDLERMKIAKAIPDEADRALVEGGNMARILGWS